The Thermofilaceae archaeon genome has a segment encoding these proteins:
- a CDS encoding molybdopterin-binding protein: protein MSIIAEGGFPCLLQIKPRERAQASVIAVGSVQETASWMVRRLRAIGYEVKLVANVEVLKSAIEEAIASALNEVDLVVIVGGIELGSAPAFEAVASVLGRQLVEDEEAKRMVEEYHHFIAGGSELASPEEYRVFYTLPDGSIVLRNPKGPAPGILLEENDKYLLCVPGALAEAGAIVEEEADQYIRELLGVRLSASVHIMTKSWDEEGLWRVAEEVSKAAPWAFVQVKRNVFSKDGWGVTITVFAKTPSDLSEKLVKAVELTEEELRRNNIQFLEKNLNELL from the coding sequence GTGAGCATCATTGCGGAAGGGGGATTCCCCTGCTTGCTGCAGATTAAGCCGCGTGAGAGAGCGCAAGCATCAGTCATAGCAGTCGGCTCCGTGCAAGAGACGGCGAGCTGGATGGTACGCAGGCTCAGGGCGATAGGTTACGAGGTTAAGCTCGTGGCGAACGTTGAGGTGTTGAAGAGTGCCATCGAGGAAGCTATCGCGAGCGCGCTCAACGAAGTTGACCTCGTAGTGATTGTGGGCGGCATCGAGTTGGGCTCTGCACCCGCCTTCGAAGCGGTGGCGTCAGTGCTCGGCAGGCAACTAGTTGAGGACGAAGAGGCTAAGCGCATGGTGGAGGAGTACCACCACTTCATCGCTGGGGGTTCCGAGCTCGCGTCGCCGGAGGAGTATCGCGTGTTCTATACTCTGCCCGACGGTTCGATTGTGCTCCGAAACCCGAAGGGGCCTGCTCCAGGAATCTTACTCGAGGAGAACGATAAGTACCTATTGTGCGTACCGGGGGCTCTGGCAGAAGCAGGAGCTATAGTGGAGGAGGAGGCTGACCAGTACATAAGAGAGCTGCTCGGAGTTCGCCTCTCCGCCTCAGTTCACATAATGACTAAGAGCTGGGATGAGGAGGGGCTCTGGCGCGTCGCGGAAGAGGTTTCCAAAGCAGCTCCGTGGGCTTTCGTGCAGGTTAAGCGGAACGTCTTCTCAAAGGATGGTTGGGGCGTGACGATCACTGTGTTCGCTAAGACGCCCAGCGATTTGAGCGAGAAGCTTGTGAAGGCAGTGGAGTTAACAGAGGAGGAATTGAGGAGAAACAATATTCAGTTTCTCGAAAAGAACCTGAACGAGCTGCTGTAA
- a CDS encoding SAM-dependent methyltransferase, which yields MAKFVIEHLEPTVSPWVYLEYKHAAELVGELLITNVKERSEQECLQPFAEVVEFSVGELTEGERILVLDPSAVKPLSPDDFDSFEYVVIGGIMGDFPPRKRTRKLLTERLNAESRTLGSCQLSIDGAAYIAARVAEGEELSLLEVALGVVLRGEGVEIHLPYCYPVTASGVLFSEELAAYLLTLLEDDEAFSAVTGRARSIADYGCRLELPKVRYEIVAGRRVRLGQLMSKPFKPATREQCDEHR from the coding sequence ATGGCGAAGTTCGTAATTGAGCACCTCGAGCCGACAGTCTCCCCCTGGGTGTATTTGGAGTACAAGCACGCGGCTGAACTTGTCGGAGAGCTACTGATCACGAACGTCAAGGAGAGGAGCGAGCAGGAGTGTCTGCAACCGTTCGCCGAGGTTGTCGAGTTTAGCGTGGGGGAGTTGACGGAGGGGGAACGGATTCTCGTGCTCGATCCTTCGGCCGTCAAACCCCTCTCGCCGGACGACTTTGACAGCTTCGAGTACGTTGTGATTGGAGGGATAATGGGCGACTTCCCACCCCGAAAGAGAACCAGGAAGCTGTTGACCGAAAGGTTGAACGCCGAGTCGAGAACCTTAGGCTCCTGCCAGCTGAGCATCGACGGGGCAGCCTACATCGCTGCGCGGGTAGCAGAGGGGGAAGAACTCTCGCTCCTCGAGGTTGCTCTCGGAGTAGTCCTGAGAGGTGAGGGGGTGGAGATTCACCTGCCCTACTGCTACCCTGTCACGGCCAGCGGCGTGCTCTTCAGCGAGGAACTGGCTGCCTACCTCTTAACCCTCCTTGAGGATGACGAGGCTTTTTCAGCCGTGACGGGACGTGCGAGGAGCATTGCGGACTACGGTTGCAGACTGGAGCTCCCCAAGGTGCGGTACGAGATCGTTGCAGGCCGGAGAGTCCGCTTGGGGCAGCTCATGAGCAAGCCGTTTAAACCCGCGACTAGAGAACAGTGCGATGAGCACCGGTAG
- a CDS encoding Gfo/Idh/MocA family oxidoreductase yields MKVGVIGCGSIGKVHIKNLKAVGAEVVAACDIDEEELKYVKANFGIDNLYRDYRDLIARSDIDAVVVATPNYLHHRMTIDALREGKHVLCEKPPALTAREVKEMYDEARRRGRALLIGLTLRFRADSRALRKYVEEVGIGEAYYAHASLLRRSGIPGYGSWFTRKAEAGSGPLYDIGVHALDITMWLMNNFRAREVYASTYAKFGPRGKGLGTWGKPVPGGPFDVEDLASAMFKMEDGATIFLEVSWAAHIAGDSFRVLVLGERGGLEFPGAKVYSEEGVLVDKQLRYQEEDPYVVEMRHFVEVAEKGVEPITKPDEMVGLQAALEAALKSAAEGRVVRVSEVL; encoded by the coding sequence GTGAAGGTAGGTGTTATCGGCTGTGGGAGCATCGGAAAGGTGCACATTAAGAATCTGAAAGCTGTAGGAGCTGAAGTTGTCGCGGCTTGCGATATAGATGAGGAGGAGTTGAAGTACGTTAAAGCCAACTTCGGCATCGATAACCTATACAGGGACTACCGCGATTTAATTGCGCGCAGCGACATCGATGCCGTCGTTGTTGCTACGCCGAACTACCTGCACCACAGGATGACGATTGACGCACTCCGGGAGGGGAAGCACGTCCTTTGCGAAAAGCCTCCAGCGCTCACAGCCCGGGAAGTTAAAGAGATGTACGATGAGGCCCGCAGGCGCGGGAGAGCACTCCTCATCGGTCTCACTCTGAGGTTTAGAGCCGATAGCCGGGCTTTGAGGAAGTACGTGGAGGAGGTCGGTATAGGAGAGGCTTACTACGCCCACGCCTCCCTACTGAGGAGGTCCGGCATCCCAGGCTACGGCAGCTGGTTCACGCGCAAGGCTGAAGCCGGTTCGGGGCCCTTGTACGACATCGGCGTCCACGCGCTGGACATCACCATGTGGTTGATGAACAATTTCCGTGCAAGGGAGGTTTACGCCTCAACCTACGCCAAGTTTGGTCCGCGCGGGAAGGGTTTGGGCACTTGGGGCAAGCCAGTTCCGGGAGGCCCCTTCGATGTCGAGGACTTAGCGTCTGCAATGTTCAAGATGGAGGATGGAGCTACAATCTTCCTTGAGGTCAGCTGGGCAGCCCACATCGCGGGTGATAGCTTCCGCGTACTGGTGCTGGGCGAGAGGGGAGGGCTTGAGTTTCCGGGCGCGAAAGTTTACAGCGAAGAAGGGGTCCTTGTTGATAAACAGCTTAGGTACCAAGAGGAGGATCCTTATGTCGTTGAGATGCGCCACTTCGTGGAAGTCGCAGAAAAGGGGGTGGAGCCCATTACAAAACCCGATGAGATGGTCGGTCTGCAGGCTGCGCTTGAAGCGGCTCTCAAGTCGGCAGCTGAGGGTAGAGTGGTGAGGGTTTCAGAAGTTCTTTAG
- a CDS encoding alpha-L-fucosidase, with product MEEKLRWFVEARFGMFIHWGLYSLLGRGEWVMFLEGIPREEYAKLAESFRAERFDAEEWALTAKEAGMRYIVLTARHHDGFSLFDTKLSDFKSTNTPAARDVVAEYVEACRKAGLKVGLYYSLLDWRWEEYWRGPQRDPKGWERFLEYVHGQVEELCSNYGRIDVLWFDGGWPYKPEDWRAQELLDKVRQLQPHILVNNRTGLPGDFDTPEQHVPWWSPPRRAWETCMTMNDSWGYFEGDRNWKTPRQIISTLVQVVSLGGNLLLNVGPRGDGSFPPEAVEILSHVGSWLRRNGESIYGATGAPFTTTVGPTTMKGNKVYVHALRWPGSKISVANVGFRVLGARLLADGRELKFRQDGSRVFLEGLPPQPPDPYDTVIELEIELR from the coding sequence GTGGAGGAAAAGTTGAGATGGTTTGTAGAGGCGCGTTTCGGCATGTTCATCCACTGGGGGCTATACTCGCTGCTCGGTCGGGGGGAATGGGTAATGTTCCTGGAGGGAATCCCCCGCGAGGAGTACGCGAAGCTGGCTGAAAGCTTTAGGGCTGAAAGATTCGATGCGGAGGAGTGGGCTCTCACCGCGAAAGAGGCAGGTATGCGATACATAGTCCTCACAGCTAGGCACCACGATGGTTTCAGCCTGTTCGATACTAAGCTCTCCGACTTCAAGTCGACGAATACCCCGGCTGCCCGAGACGTGGTTGCCGAGTACGTGGAAGCCTGCAGGAAAGCCGGGTTAAAGGTCGGACTATACTACTCCTTGCTTGACTGGAGATGGGAGGAGTACTGGAGGGGGCCACAGAGAGATCCAAAGGGGTGGGAAAGGTTCCTCGAGTACGTGCACGGACAGGTTGAGGAGCTCTGCAGTAACTACGGCCGGATTGACGTACTCTGGTTTGATGGGGGTTGGCCCTACAAACCAGAGGATTGGAGGGCCCAGGAGCTCCTAGATAAAGTGAGACAGCTGCAGCCGCACATTCTCGTTAACAACAGGACCGGGCTTCCTGGGGATTTCGACACGCCTGAACAGCATGTGCCGTGGTGGTCGCCGCCTAGGAGGGCTTGGGAGACCTGCATGACGATGAACGACAGCTGGGGGTACTTCGAAGGGGACAGGAACTGGAAGACTCCCCGCCAGATCATCAGCACGCTGGTTCAAGTCGTCAGCTTAGGCGGCAACCTCCTGCTGAACGTGGGACCGAGAGGTGACGGAAGCTTCCCTCCAGAAGCGGTCGAGATTCTCTCCCACGTTGGCTCGTGGCTCCGCAGGAACGGCGAGTCAATCTACGGTGCAACAGGAGCTCCATTCACAACCACAGTGGGCCCGACGACGATGAAGGGAAACAAGGTGTACGTTCACGCACTTCGTTGGCCTGGATCAAAGATCTCAGTGGCCAACGTAGGCTTCAGAGTACTAGGAGCGCGCCTGCTAGCGGACGGTAGAGAGCTAAAGTTCAGGCAGGACGGAAGCAGGGTTTTCTTAGAGGGTTTACCCCCTCAACCCCCAGATCCCTACGATACTGTGATCGAGCTGGAGATAGAACTCCGATAG
- a CDS encoding Gfo/Idh/MocA family oxidoreductase, whose amino-acid sequence MSTGRKVSFGVIGCGNVANNYYLPYIARHHRLVAVSDKIAERARRSAELWGAERWYPDPEKLLADPEVEAVVIATSHESHAPLAIRAAEQGKHFIVQKPMATSLEDAEKVVKSVEKSGVIALAEPSDALLSPLYRVLKAELTRLGRHCFSVWHTGHSGPMWSEAFLKEEAGGGVLFDLAVYDVARLLTLFGEPKRVAALGSILLKTRLIIDTDTVTASIRPDTYGRGTYYFHDVQPTLPVEVTAFDNFAGILEYDGGLAVILANYVTFHGLRAPPIQIYCTDGAATVEPWTPQITVVAKGSTRVLGRKEIGGIRPYYHESVDHLVECIVKGVEPLPSVQWGYKVTKILLELQRAAKSL is encoded by the coding sequence ATGAGCACCGGTAGGAAAGTATCGTTCGGCGTCATCGGCTGTGGAAACGTGGCGAACAACTACTACCTGCCCTACATTGCTAGGCACCATAGGCTTGTAGCTGTATCTGATAAGATCGCTGAGAGGGCTAGGAGGAGCGCTGAGCTGTGGGGCGCGGAAAGGTGGTACCCAGATCCGGAGAAGCTTCTCGCGGATCCAGAGGTGGAGGCAGTCGTGATCGCGACGAGCCACGAATCTCACGCTCCATTAGCAATCAGAGCCGCCGAGCAAGGCAAGCACTTCATCGTCCAAAAACCAATGGCTACTTCGCTTGAGGACGCCGAGAAGGTAGTGAAGAGCGTTGAGAAGAGCGGTGTAATCGCCCTTGCAGAGCCATCCGACGCGCTCCTCTCCCCCCTTTACCGAGTGTTGAAAGCAGAGCTCACCCGGTTGGGGCGCCACTGCTTCTCAGTGTGGCACACGGGGCACAGCGGACCCATGTGGTCGGAGGCATTCCTGAAAGAGGAGGCGGGTGGGGGCGTACTCTTTGACTTAGCGGTATACGATGTAGCTCGACTCTTAACCCTTTTCGGAGAGCCGAAACGCGTGGCTGCGCTCGGCTCGATACTCCTGAAAACTAGGTTGATTATCGATACTGATACGGTGACAGCCTCGATACGCCCGGACACGTATGGGCGTGGCACCTACTACTTCCACGACGTTCAGCCTACTCTACCCGTTGAAGTCACAGCGTTCGATAACTTCGCAGGGATCCTCGAATATGATGGAGGCCTAGCGGTGATTCTCGCCAACTACGTCACCTTCCACGGCCTTCGCGCACCACCAATCCAGATTTACTGCACTGACGGCGCTGCGACAGTTGAGCCGTGGACCCCTCAGATCACAGTGGTGGCGAAGGGTTCCACAAGGGTGCTCGGCAGGAAGGAGATTGGAGGAATAAGACCGTACTACCACGAATCCGTTGATCACCTCGTGGAGTGCATCGTTAAAGGGGTTGAGCCTCTCCCCTCTGTTCAGTGGGGTTACAAAGTTACAAAGATCCTCCTTGAGCTGCAGCGCGCTGCCAAGAGCCTCTAA
- a CDS encoding adenylate kinase yields the protein MRLVFMGPPGVGKGTYASAISERFGIPHISTGDIIREEIKKGTELGRKLKEYVERGELVPDELVTELVRARLSQEDCKHGFILDGYPRTLRQAEDLDKMTKIDLVLNFVAPDDVIVDRISGRRICRKCGAIYHVKYMPPKVPGVCDRCGGELYQREDDKPEVVLRRLEVYRQQFAPIINYYKERNLIVDIDASDQAEIVIPRVIEALRTRGFTPLRNV from the coding sequence ATGCGTCTCGTGTTCATGGGGCCTCCCGGTGTTGGGAAGGGGACATATGCTTCGGCGATTTCTGAAAGATTCGGAATCCCGCACATTTCGACAGGCGACATAATTAGGGAGGAGATCAAGAAGGGCACGGAGCTGGGCAGGAAGCTTAAAGAGTACGTGGAGAGGGGGGAGCTCGTCCCCGACGAACTTGTGACCGAGCTTGTGCGCGCCAGGCTTAGCCAGGAGGACTGCAAGCACGGCTTCATCCTCGACGGTTACCCACGTACGCTAAGGCAGGCGGAGGACCTGGATAAAATGACGAAAATCGATTTGGTGCTGAACTTCGTAGCCCCAGATGATGTCATCGTCGATAGGATTAGCGGAAGACGAATCTGCAGGAAATGCGGTGCTATCTACCACGTCAAGTACATGCCTCCAAAAGTTCCGGGTGTCTGCGATAGATGCGGCGGCGAGCTCTATCAGCGGGAGGATGATAAACCGGAAGTTGTGCTGAGAAGGCTTGAAGTGTATAGGCAGCAATTTGCACCCATAATTAATTACTACAAGGAAAGGAACCTCATTGTTGACATTGACGCGAGCGATCAGGCAGAAATCGTCATACCTCGAGTCATCGAAGCTCTTCGGACAAGAGGATTCACGCCGTTGAGAAATGTCTAG
- a CDS encoding BadF/BadG/BcrA/BcrD ATPase family protein yields the protein MPGKLRVGVDGGATKTLAVAADERGNVIGVHESGPSNYHVVGLDGAVENINTAIRGALAPAGAGSADVVVLGLAGMDTAYDFKLFEEKAVPRIIGRRVYVRHDAEIALVGATLGKPGVIVIAGTGSVAGARNRRGEYARCGGWGYLVGDEGSAFYIACEALRAVLWAFDGRGAQTALTTRILEALGISSPDEILRKLYVEKMSISDVAKLAPIVTELASAGDAVARRIVEEAAKHLALHVVALVDKLSMRGEQPIKVATVGGVFRAGPVILEPFKRHLEEQFKVELIKPELPPVAGALLLAYLLDGVEVEGTIVENLRSSLRRYGLLS from the coding sequence ATGCCTGGGAAACTGCGCGTGGGTGTAGACGGTGGTGCAACGAAAACTCTTGCGGTTGCGGCAGATGAGCGGGGAAACGTGATTGGCGTTCACGAAAGTGGCCCCAGCAACTACCACGTGGTGGGCCTCGATGGCGCGGTGGAGAACATAAACACCGCTATCAGGGGCGCGCTCGCTCCAGCTGGCGCCGGCTCGGCGGACGTGGTTGTGCTGGGCTTAGCTGGGATGGATACAGCCTACGACTTCAAGCTCTTCGAAGAGAAGGCTGTTCCGCGCATCATCGGGAGAAGGGTCTACGTCCGGCACGACGCTGAGATAGCCCTCGTCGGTGCCACGCTCGGGAAGCCGGGGGTCATAGTGATTGCTGGCACCGGGTCTGTTGCCGGAGCACGGAACAGGAGGGGCGAGTACGCGAGATGCGGCGGTTGGGGCTACCTAGTGGGCGATGAAGGAAGCGCCTTCTACATCGCTTGCGAAGCCCTGCGTGCCGTCCTCTGGGCTTTCGACGGCAGAGGGGCTCAGACGGCCCTTACTACGAGGATTCTGGAAGCTCTAGGCATCTCATCGCCGGACGAGATTCTGAGGAAGCTCTACGTGGAGAAGATGAGCATAAGCGATGTAGCGAAGCTCGCCCCCATCGTAACCGAGCTCGCTAGCGCTGGCGATGCTGTCGCTCGAAGGATCGTTGAAGAAGCCGCGAAGCACCTAGCGCTTCACGTCGTAGCCCTCGTAGACAAGCTGAGCATGAGGGGTGAGCAACCGATCAAAGTTGCGACTGTAGGCGGAGTTTTTAGGGCTGGGCCGGTGATCCTCGAGCCCTTTAAGAGGCACCTTGAGGAGCAATTCAAAGTGGAGCTGATCAAGCCTGAGCTGCCGCCCGTCGCTGGCGCTCTACTCCTAGCCTACTTGCTTGACGGGGTTGAAGTAGAGGGGACAATAGTCGAAAACCTGAGGAGCTCTTTAAGGAGGTATGGTCTACTCAGCTGA